ATCATGGGGCCTTCCGGCTCGGGGAAATCGACCCTCATGAATATCATGGGCTGCCTTGATGTCCCCACGACGGGGGATTATCTGTTCGATGGGATCAATATCAGAACCCTTTCCTCGAACGCACTGGCGGAAATCAGAAATCAAAAGGTCGGATTTGTGTTCCAGTCTTTTAACCTTCTCCCCTACGCATCCGCCTTCGAGAACGTTGAAATTCCGCTTCTTTTCGCCGGCATGAAGGGGAAAGCACGCCGCGAGCGGGTGGTGGAGCTTCTGGCCAGTGTCGGCCTGGCCGATAAAATGGCCAACAAGCCGACCGAGATGTCGGGCGGCGAAATGCAGCGGGTGGCAATCGCCCGGGCGCTGGCCAACAAACCGAATTTGATTCTGGCCGATGAGCCAACCGGCAACCTTGACAGCCTTTCCGGCGGCGAAATCATCAAGCTGTTTATGCGGCTCTGGGAAGAAGGGCATACCATTATTATCATCACCCATGACTCGAATATCGCCCGGCAGACGAAACGGACAATCCGGCTGAAAGACGGCCGAATCGATGACGGGAATGGAAACGGCCATTCGGCGAAATAATCAAGGAGTCAGCCGCTTCGGATTTTTTTGTTGATTCCCGGTCCTTTAATCTATAAATGGTAGATATGGATTACGGAAAGCTACTCAACCGCTCTTTCAGCATCAGTTGGGAATTCAAATTACTCTGGGTGCTCGGATTTTTCGCTTCATTTTTCGGCGGCAGCAGCATGTTTATCAGCCAGGAGCATCAGGCTAAAGTCGCCGGTGTGGTGAGCGATCATCCCTATCTCATTATGATCATCCTTATTTACGCTCTCCTTCTCGTTTTCTTCTTCTTGATTATGCACCTTATTTGCGCCGCCGGCCTGACCGATGCCGTGGTGAAAGTGGAAAGGGAAGCCCGATGCAGTCTTAAGGAATCTTTCAAAGTGGGGGCGCACTATTTCTGGAGTTTCGGCGGCTTGTGGCTCATTGCCCTGTTTACCATGATCGCCATTATTGCCCTTCTGGCCGTACCAGTGGCCGTTATATTTGCCGCCTCGGTAGTAGTCGGTTTCCTGATACTTGCTCTTGTCATCCCGATTTTTATGGTCGCCCTTTATGCGTTTACCTCTGTTTACGGCCTCTCTCAACGGGAGCTAATCATCGGCGGCCGCGATATTGCCGATGCCATAATGGAGGGCTTTCATCTGTTTAAGGCGCATCCCGGCAAGAATCTGGTCGTTTTCCTGATATCGCTTGCGATAGGATTGATCCTCTTCACCCTGAATGCCATGCTGGTGCTGGTTTTTGCCCTGCCGCTGATTTTCGGAAGTTTCGGTTCGGCAACCACGGCGGTAATTCTTTTGATTGTTGAAGTTCCTGTTTTTATTTCCGTGGCCATCGTCGTCACCGGCTATTTCGGGGCGATGCTCAGCTCCTTTTTCACACTCTTTTATCTCGAATTGCGAAAGCTGACTCCATACCAGCCAATCGCAACAGTTCCGGTTCCGTCCGACCTCATTTCCTGACTTCTGCATTTATCACTTGATTTTCAGGCTGACTATCGCCAAATTCTATTGGTATGCGAGTTATTTCTTTGCTTATTCCGCTTTTTCTCATAATCGGATTTGCTTCGGCTCAGGAGCCGTTAACAGAAGCGGCGCCGCTCTCCCCGAAAGATGTTGATTCGACACTGCCAATAGTCAGGTTTACCTCAGATAATTACTATCTGACAAAAGCATTTTATCCTGATTATGATCCGGGACGGTTTGAAATCGGTCAGGATATCATGATGACAGACTCAAAAGCCGGCCCCCTGGTGGCGATGTGGAGTGTTCTTGGGGATTCCATCATGACCGCTATCAGCGACCTATCCGGTATCAGCTGGGTGGAGCCGGGAATCAAGGTGCATCTGCTGAAATACCTTCCGGTATCGCTTCTATATGAGCCAGCCGTCTTGCCGGTGGAAGGAATAAAGGAGGGAACGGCCATAATTGCCGCACCATCCGGTTTACATCAACTGCTGAAATTAATACAGGTGCTCTGCGGACGAAATCTTCTTCAAACAGATTGTCCCCGACTCGTGCAGCCGGAGGAATCGAAACATCCCTTGATGGAACCGGGGCCGTTCCGATTGGATATTATGGTCATGACACTGGCCGTCGCCTGCGCCGAAAAATTCATCCCGGCTGATACCCTCAGGGTTATCTTTGCCTCGGATGAATGGCGCCGCTATAATCCCGGCTGGGAAATTTACAGAAGCAACTTCAGACAGCAATGGAAACTCTCTGCCGAAAAGCCCCTGCTGGCCTATTTGGCCGAAGTGCCTCCCAATTCACCTTTGATTGAGGTCACGGCTCCACTCGAAGAAGAAGCCGGGGCCACCGCACCCACGGGAGAGAAAAGTTCCGCGGTTGGAGTAGGCGGGCGCCTCGGTCTGACCGTGACGAAAGATCCGGATGGACTGCTCAAGGTAATTTCCATCGATTCCACCAGGCTGGCGTTTATCGGCGGGCTCCGTA
This genomic interval from Candidatus Zixiibacteriota bacterium contains the following:
- a CDS encoding ABC transporter ATP-binding protein — protein: MIQMKLLRKKYITGKVEFEALKGIDLTVERNEFVSIMGPSGSGKSTLMNIMGCLDVPTTGDYLFDGINIRTLSSNALAEIRNQKVGFVFQSFNLLPYASAFENVEIPLLFAGMKGKARRERVVELLASVGLADKMANKPTEMSGGEMQRVAIARALANKPNLILADEPTGNLDSLSGGEIIKLFMRLWEEGHTIIIITHDSNIARQTKRTIRLKDGRIDDGNGNGHSAK